In one Saccharibacillus brassicae genomic region, the following are encoded:
- a CDS encoding heptaprenyl diphosphate synthase component 1: MKPYCVPEKTEKYTGYDMIRNHTEIPALPDARLRLLHAFLEASDSADKTEVYGMVTGLLQIGLDIHDRVAPGDDSEEEQAMRSRQLKVLAGDYYSSRFYQLLAAAGEVDMVAELSRAIADVNRRKMELYLRMQGTSAPELREYVEEAAAIKARLFVGFDVSLRGPLLPDWQSLLKLVALCEAAVEELEAATHGEALHYGMHPVGEAEADELKQMLLGFADRLEAGIAALPAEVNREVLGALAYGFRGAAEMKGKVNR; this comes from the coding sequence ATGAAACCCTACTGCGTACCGGAAAAGACCGAAAAATACACCGGATATGACATGATCCGGAATCATACGGAGATTCCGGCGCTGCCGGATGCGCGGCTTCGGCTGCTGCACGCTTTTCTTGAAGCTTCCGATTCGGCGGACAAGACCGAGGTCTACGGCATGGTCACGGGACTGCTGCAGATCGGCCTCGATATCCACGACCGGGTCGCGCCGGGAGACGACAGCGAAGAAGAACAGGCGATGCGCTCCAGGCAGCTCAAAGTGCTGGCGGGCGATTATTACAGCAGCCGCTTCTACCAACTGCTGGCCGCGGCAGGCGAAGTGGACATGGTCGCCGAGCTGAGCCGGGCGATTGCGGACGTGAACCGCCGCAAAATGGAGCTGTATCTGCGCATGCAGGGAACTTCCGCGCCGGAACTGCGCGAATATGTGGAAGAGGCGGCCGCGATCAAGGCACGCCTGTTCGTCGGCTTCGACGTTTCGCTGCGCGGCCCGCTGCTGCCGGATTGGCAGAGCCTGCTGAAGCTCGTCGCCCTGTGCGAAGCGGCGGTCGAAGAGCTGGAAGCCGCGACGCACGGCGAGGCGCTGCATTACGGCATGCACCCGGTCGGCGAAGCGGAGGCCGACGAATTGAAGCAAATGCTGCTTGGGTTCGCGGATCGGCTCGAAGCGGGCATCGCGGCGCTGCCGGCGGAAGTGAACCGCGAGGTGCTGGGCGCCTTGGCGTACGGATTCCGCGGCGCGGCCGAAATGAAAGGCAAGGTGAACCGATAA
- the mtrB gene encoding trp RNA-binding attenuation protein MtrB, translating into MEHPKGTENSEKADYIVIKAHENGVHVIGLTRGQDTRFHHTEKLDKGEVLIAQFTDHTSAIKVRGKATVFTKHGNIDAET; encoded by the coding sequence ATGGAACATCCAAAAGGTACGGAAAATTCGGAAAAAGCCGACTATATCGTGATCAAAGCTCACGAGAACGGCGTCCATGTTATCGGGCTGACGCGCGGTCAGGATACGCGTTTTCATCACACGGAAAAGCTCGACAAAGGCGAAGTGCTGATCGCGCAGTTCACCGATCACACGTCGGCGATCAAGGTGCGCGGCAAAGCGACCGTGTTCACCAAACACGGCAATATCGACGCCGAAACGTGA
- a CDS encoding HU family DNA-binding protein: MNKSDLISHVAEASELGKKEATKAVDSVFEAIATALQNGEKVQLVGFGNFEIRERSARKGRNPQTGEEIEIPASKIPAFKPGKALKDGIK, encoded by the coding sequence ATGAACAAATCTGACCTGATCAGCCACGTTGCAGAAGCATCGGAGCTTGGCAAGAAAGAAGCAACCAAAGCGGTTGACTCCGTTTTCGAAGCCATCGCGACCGCTCTGCAAAACGGCGAGAAAGTACAGCTCGTCGGATTCGGAAACTTCGAGATTCGCGAACGTTCCGCCCGTAAAGGACGTAACCCGCAAACCGGCGAAGAGATCGAAATCCCGGCAAGCAAGATTCCTGCTTTCAAACCGGGCAAAGCCCTGAAAGACGGAATTAAATAA
- a CDS encoding 2Fe-2S iron-sulfur cluster-binding protein, translated as MPTDRHTVSFNPDGKSVTVKAGTTLLTAARAAGVRIPVRCEGKMGCLMCKVTLEPPQAGVLPPAEGERRKLGGSLDAGTRLACQAKVCGDVSVTTPEDPLKRAVRLQLERQNQADDDFWR; from the coding sequence ATGCCGACAGATCGACATACCGTATCGTTTAATCCCGACGGCAAAAGCGTCACCGTCAAAGCGGGAACGACGCTGCTGACCGCCGCGCGCGCGGCCGGCGTGCGTATTCCCGTACGCTGCGAAGGCAAAATGGGCTGCCTCATGTGCAAAGTGACGCTGGAGCCGCCGCAAGCCGGCGTTCTGCCGCCCGCCGAAGGCGAACGCCGCAAGCTCGGCGGAAGTCTCGACGCAGGCACTCGGCTGGCCTGCCAGGCGAAAGTGTGCGGAGACGTCTCCGTCACGACGCCCGAAGATCCACTGAAGCGGGCGGTGCGCCTTCAGTTGGAGCGGCAAAACCAAGCAGACGACGATTTTTGGCGGTAA
- a CDS encoding NAD(P)H-dependent glycerol-3-phosphate dehydrogenase — protein MAKKVCVLVAGSWGTALAMVLADNGHDVRLWARSEEHVQEINETRENSRFLPGVKLPDGLRATSDMQDALSEAEAVIIASPSKAMREVARALKPFWNEDMLCVHATKGMETGTLKRMSTIIAEELGCEESKIGVICGPSHAEEVARRRPTTIVVASANEGEAQRAQNLLMNAYFRVYTNRDVLGAELAGAFKNIIALGAGMSDGLEYGDNAKAALLTRGLAEITRIGTEMGANPLTFSGLAGVGDLVVTATSKHSRNWRAGYMIGQGKPLQEVLDSMGMVVEGIRTTEAAHFISQKYKVQMPIAEQLYRVLFEDLDPKTAVEALMGRGPKTEMEMISQETWEQWHT, from the coding sequence TTGGCTAAAAAAGTGTGCGTATTGGTAGCCGGCAGCTGGGGTACGGCTCTGGCGATGGTATTGGCCGATAACGGCCATGACGTGAGACTGTGGGCGCGAAGCGAAGAGCATGTGCAGGAGATTAACGAGACGCGCGAGAACTCGCGGTTTCTGCCGGGCGTCAAGCTTCCGGACGGTCTTCGCGCGACAAGCGACATGCAGGACGCACTAAGCGAAGCCGAGGCGGTCATCATCGCTTCGCCTTCCAAAGCGATGCGCGAAGTAGCGCGCGCGCTCAAGCCGTTCTGGAATGAAGACATGCTGTGCGTGCATGCGACCAAAGGTATGGAGACCGGCACGCTGAAGCGGATGTCGACGATCATCGCCGAAGAACTCGGCTGTGAGGAATCGAAGATCGGTGTCATCTGCGGACCGAGCCACGCCGAAGAAGTGGCCCGGCGGCGTCCGACGACGATCGTTGTCGCTTCGGCCAACGAAGGCGAAGCCCAGCGGGCGCAAAATCTGCTGATGAACGCTTATTTCCGCGTCTACACGAACCGGGACGTACTCGGGGCAGAACTTGCGGGCGCGTTCAAGAACATTATCGCGCTCGGCGCGGGCATGTCCGACGGCCTCGAATACGGAGACAACGCCAAAGCGGCGCTGCTGACGCGCGGCCTGGCCGAGATTACGCGGATCGGCACCGAGATGGGCGCCAATCCGTTGACCTTTTCCGGACTGGCCGGCGTCGGCGACCTCGTCGTTACGGCGACGAGCAAGCACAGCCGGAACTGGCGTGCCGGCTACATGATCGGGCAGGGCAAGCCGCTGCAGGAAGTGCTCGACTCGATGGGCATGGTCGTGGAAGGCATCCGGACGACGGAAGCCGCCCATTTCATTTCGCAAAAGTACAAAGTTCAAATGCCGATCGCGGAGCAGCTGTACCGGGTGCTGTTTGAAGACCTGGACCCGAAAACGGCAGTTGAAGCGCTGATGGGCCGGGGACCGAAGACCGAGATGGAGATGATTTCGCAGGAAACGTGGGAGCAGTGGCATACGTAA
- the plsY gene encoding glycerol-3-phosphate 1-O-acyltransferase PlsY has product MIESVIAIAAAYLLGSVSFSVLFAKLLKGIDIRNHGSGNAGATNTLRVLGKGPAILVLVLDICKGILAVWLGRWIAPDYDWTPALAGLAAVVGHNWPLYFHFKGGKGIATTIGMLATLCFLPALFAGIIAIATIVLTRYVSLGSLLFVTLTPVFLVVYDAAGWHDYGMPVLIVSLVIWALAVWRHRGNLVKLKNGTENKLGSKSGGKERSLG; this is encoded by the coding sequence ATGATAGAATCGGTAATCGCAATCGCAGCCGCTTATTTACTCGGCTCGGTCAGCTTTAGCGTATTATTTGCAAAACTGCTCAAAGGAATCGATATCCGCAATCACGGCAGCGGCAATGCGGGCGCGACCAACACGCTGCGCGTGCTCGGCAAAGGCCCGGCCATTCTCGTGCTGGTGCTCGATATTTGCAAAGGCATTCTCGCCGTATGGCTCGGCCGCTGGATCGCGCCGGACTACGACTGGACGCCGGCTCTGGCCGGACTTGCAGCCGTCGTCGGGCATAACTGGCCGCTGTACTTCCATTTCAAAGGCGGCAAAGGGATCGCGACGACGATCGGCATGCTGGCGACGCTCTGCTTTTTGCCGGCGCTGTTTGCCGGCATTATCGCGATCGCGACCATCGTGCTGACACGCTACGTCTCGCTCGGTTCGCTGCTGTTCGTCACGCTGACGCCGGTCTTTCTCGTCGTCTACGACGCCGCGGGCTGGCACGATTACGGCATGCCGGTGTTGATCGTCAGCCTTGTCATTTGGGCTCTCGCCGTCTGGCGCCACCGGGGCAACCTGGTGAAGCTCAAAAACGGAACGGAGAACAAGCTGGGCTCGAAGTCCGGCGGGAAGGAGCGCAGCCTTGGCTAA
- the der gene encoding ribosome biogenesis GTPase Der, with amino-acid sequence MARAVVAIVGRPNVGKSTIFNRIIGDRLSIVEDKPGVTRDRIYGVGEWNGRSFSIIDTGGIELNDEQILKSIKAQAELAIEEADVIVLMCDAKAGLTQSDSEVAEMLYRSKKPIILAVNKVDNMTRMDDTYEFYNLGLGDPIGVSGAHGSGVGDLLDVIVEKLPDTTDEEYDEDVIRVALIGRPNVGKSSLVNALLGEQRVIVSDVAGTTRDAIDTEFERDGQRYVLIDTAGMRKRGKVYENLEKYSVMRAMRAIERADVVAVVINGEEGIIEQDKHIAGYAIEAGKASVFVVNKWDVVEKDDKTMQHFENSIRNHFLFMTYAPVVFLSALTGQRVQKLLPVVNRAAEQHSRRIATGLLNDVISDAVAINPPPTDKGRRMRINYATQVAVKPPTIVVFVNAPELMHFSYERYLENKIRAAFDFEGTPIRIFTRRKSEDKD; translated from the coding sequence ATGGCAAGAGCGGTAGTCGCGATCGTAGGACGCCCGAATGTGGGCAAATCGACGATCTTCAATCGAATCATCGGCGACCGTCTGTCCATCGTCGAAGATAAACCGGGCGTCACGCGCGACCGGATTTACGGAGTCGGCGAATGGAACGGCAGGTCGTTCAGCATTATCGACACGGGAGGGATCGAGCTCAACGACGAGCAAATCCTGAAATCGATCAAGGCTCAAGCGGAGCTTGCGATCGAGGAAGCGGACGTGATCGTCCTCATGTGCGATGCCAAAGCGGGACTGACGCAGTCGGACTCGGAAGTGGCGGAGATGCTGTACCGGTCGAAAAAACCGATCATTTTGGCGGTCAACAAAGTCGACAACATGACCCGGATGGACGACACGTACGAATTTTACAATCTGGGCCTCGGCGATCCGATCGGCGTATCGGGCGCGCACGGCAGCGGCGTAGGCGATCTGCTCGACGTTATCGTGGAGAAACTGCCGGATACGACGGACGAAGAGTACGACGAAGACGTGATTCGCGTCGCGTTGATCGGACGTCCGAACGTCGGCAAATCTTCGCTCGTGAACGCTCTGCTCGGCGAGCAGCGCGTTATCGTCAGCGACGTGGCCGGTACGACGCGCGACGCGATCGATACCGAATTCGAACGCGACGGTCAGCGGTACGTGCTGATCGATACCGCCGGCATGCGCAAACGCGGTAAAGTGTACGAAAACCTTGAGAAATACAGCGTGATGCGCGCTATGCGCGCGATCGAACGCGCAGACGTGGTCGCCGTCGTCATCAACGGCGAAGAAGGCATCATCGAGCAGGACAAACATATCGCCGGCTATGCGATCGAAGCGGGCAAAGCTTCGGTATTCGTCGTCAACAAATGGGACGTGGTCGAAAAAGACGACAAAACGATGCAGCATTTCGAGAACAGTATCCGCAATCATTTCCTGTTCATGACGTATGCGCCGGTCGTTTTCCTGTCCGCATTGACCGGCCAACGGGTACAAAAGCTGCTCCCGGTCGTGAACCGCGCCGCCGAACAACATTCCCGCCGGATCGCGACCGGTCTGCTGAACGACGTTATCTCCGATGCGGTCGCAATCAATCCGCCGCCTACGGACAAAGGACGCCGCATGCGGATCAACTACGCGACTCAGGTCGCAGTCAAGCCTCCGACGATCGTCGTGTTCGTCAACGCGCCGGAGCTGATGCACTTCTCTTACGAACGCTATCTGGAGAACAAAATCCGGGCCGCTTTCGATTTCGAAGGCACCCCGATCCGGATCTTTACCCGACGCAAATCGGAAGATAAAGATTAA
- the rpsA gene encoding 30S ribosomal protein S1 — protein sequence MSEETRNQNEEAVNQEVNEETATQDQLEQVVSVKKGDTVTGTIVKLDDDQAYVSIGYKYDGVITTSELEEGAEIGQEVVAKVVSLNDNKEQMVLSKKAIQGAKAWEELDAKSASKEIFEVKITDVVKGGIVTDVSGVRAFIPASMVERHFVEDFSDYKGRTIRVRVKELDRENNKVILSAKDVLEEEFEANKHKVMADLKEGQIIEGKVQRLTQFGAFVDVGGVDGLVHVSEMAWHHVAKPSDAVSEGESVKVKVLKVDPEKGKISLSIKAATPGPWETASEKFSQGEIISGEVKRLVPFGAFVEIAPGVEGLVHISQISHKHIGTPQEVLEEGQTVQVKVLDVNPSEKRISLSIKETEEAPAGEARSERPERSDRPERSGSSRGRDKGPRVDKIDNPNVSLSNQGMNVSLGERFDLAALKEKLGQSEE from the coding sequence ATGTCGGAAGAAACAAGAAACCAAAATGAAGAAGCAGTAAACCAGGAAGTAAACGAAGAAACGGCTACGCAGGATCAGCTGGAGCAGGTCGTCAGCGTCAAAAAAGGCGACACCGTTACCGGTACAATCGTGAAATTGGACGATGACCAAGCGTACGTCAGCATCGGTTATAAATACGACGGCGTAATCACGACCAGCGAGCTTGAAGAAGGCGCTGAAATCGGCCAAGAAGTCGTTGCCAAAGTTGTTAGCCTGAACGACAACAAAGAGCAAATGGTTCTGTCGAAAAAAGCGATTCAAGGCGCAAAAGCATGGGAAGAACTCGACGCGAAATCCGCGAGCAAAGAGATCTTCGAAGTTAAAATCACGGACGTCGTAAAAGGCGGAATCGTGACGGACGTAAGCGGCGTTCGCGCTTTCATCCCGGCTTCGATGGTTGAGCGTCATTTCGTCGAAGACTTCAGCGATTACAAAGGCCGCACCATCCGTGTTCGCGTCAAAGAACTGGATCGCGAAAACAACAAAGTAATCCTGTCCGCCAAAGACGTTCTTGAAGAAGAGTTCGAAGCCAACAAGCACAAAGTGATGGCCGATCTCAAAGAAGGACAAATCATCGAAGGCAAAGTGCAGCGTCTGACGCAGTTCGGCGCATTTGTCGACGTAGGCGGCGTGGACGGACTCGTTCACGTGTCCGAAATGGCTTGGCATCACGTAGCCAAACCTTCCGACGCGGTATCCGAAGGCGAGAGCGTCAAAGTCAAAGTGCTCAAAGTCGATCCGGAAAAAGGCAAGATCAGCCTGAGCATCAAAGCGGCAACTCCGGGTCCTTGGGAAACGGCTTCCGAGAAGTTCAGCCAAGGCGAAATCATCAGCGGCGAAGTAAAACGTCTCGTGCCTTTCGGCGCATTCGTAGAAATCGCTCCTGGCGTAGAAGGCCTGGTTCACATCTCGCAAATCTCCCACAAGCATATCGGAACGCCTCAGGAAGTGCTGGAAGAAGGACAAACGGTTCAAGTGAAAGTTCTGGACGTAAACCCTTCCGAAAAACGCATCAGCCTGAGCATCAAAGAAACCGAAGAAGCTCCTGCTGGCGAAGCGCGCAGCGAGAGACCGGAAAGATCCGACAGACCGGAAAGATCGGGATCGAGCAGAGGCCGCGATAAAGGCCCGCGCGTCGACAAAATCGACAACCCTAACGTTTCCCTGAGCAACCAAGGCATGAACGTTTCGCTCGGCGAACGTTTCGACCTGGCTGCCCTGAAAGAAAAACTGGGTCAATCCGAAGAATAA
- the cmk gene encoding (d)CMP kinase: protein MSSLNGEREFRINIAIDGPAGAGKSTVARKVAKALSYVYVDTGAMYRAVTWDMLNLGIEAENEQEVLARMESLEIELIPGEDGQRVRLSGQDVTDDIRSLAVTRTVSRYAQIEGLRAELSSAQRQMALRKGVVMDGRDIGTTVLPDAEVKIFMTATVEERARRRFRELPESGESITLEQLEREIADRDELDRNREVSPLVCAEDATVLDTTRMTIEEVSDAIVRLAERQLTRQG from the coding sequence TTGTCCAGCTTGAACGGGGAACGGGAGTTCAGAATCAATATCGCAATCGACGGACCTGCGGGAGCGGGAAAGAGCACGGTTGCGCGCAAGGTGGCCAAAGCGCTCTCCTATGTCTATGTGGATACCGGTGCCATGTACCGGGCCGTCACATGGGACATGCTGAATCTCGGCATAGAAGCGGAGAACGAGCAGGAGGTTCTGGCACGCATGGAATCCCTCGAGATCGAGCTGATACCGGGAGAAGACGGCCAGCGCGTGAGACTTTCCGGGCAGGACGTGACGGACGACATTCGTTCGCTCGCCGTGACCCGTACCGTTTCCCGATATGCGCAAATCGAGGGGCTGCGGGCGGAATTGTCTTCCGCCCAGCGGCAAATGGCTTTACGCAAAGGCGTCGTGATGGACGGACGCGATATCGGAACGACCGTGCTCCCCGACGCGGAGGTCAAGATTTTCATGACCGCGACCGTCGAGGAACGCGCCCGGCGCAGATTCCGGGAACTGCCGGAATCCGGCGAATCCATTACGCTTGAACAGCTTGAACGCGAGATTGCGGACCGGGACGAACTCGACCGCAATCGCGAAGTGTCTCCGCTCGTGTGTGCGGAAGATGCGACGGTGCTCGATACGACGCGGATGACCATCGAAGAGGTGTCGGACGCGATCGTGCGCCTGGCCGAACGCCAGCTGACCCGACAGGGCTAG
- a CDS encoding flagellar brake protein, producing the protein MTSTYKRRAIKKMYPKTNDMLFMQPVSMEAKPENEHRSRISEIEENSLLTELPLRAGRMSRLRLGEELSVYHMTEDGVKYYFTSHVLGYQDDSIPLMRISKPLPEDISKVQRRHYLRVPAKVEIAVQAPQFHFTAVTSDLSGGGLSFVDAGAYPIETEQEVDGWILLAYKSGSVDHVPFGGEVLRVKEPGTGRNTVSVRFTRIADTERQKVIRYCFERQLDFRNR; encoded by the coding sequence TTGACGAGCACGTACAAAAGGCGGGCGATCAAAAAAATGTATCCGAAAACCAACGATATGCTGTTTATGCAGCCCGTATCCATGGAAGCCAAACCCGAAAACGAACATCGATCGAGAATTTCCGAAATCGAGGAGAATTCGCTGCTGACCGAACTCCCGCTTCGTGCCGGACGAATGAGCCGGCTTCGCCTGGGCGAAGAACTGTCGGTCTACCATATGACGGAAGACGGAGTGAAGTATTACTTCACGTCGCACGTGCTGGGCTATCAGGACGATTCCATTCCGCTCATGCGGATCAGCAAGCCGCTGCCGGAAGACATTTCCAAAGTGCAGCGGAGACATTACCTGCGCGTTCCGGCCAAGGTCGAAATCGCCGTGCAGGCGCCGCAGTTCCATTTTACCGCCGTGACTTCGGACCTGAGCGGGGGCGGACTGTCGTTCGTCGATGCGGGCGCTTACCCGATCGAGACGGAGCAGGAAGTGGACGGCTGGATCCTGCTGGCCTACAAAAGCGGCAGCGTCGACCACGTTCCGTTCGGCGGCGAAGTGCTGCGCGTCAAAGAACCGGGCACGGGGCGCAACACGGTCAGCGTCCGGTTCACGCGTATCGCCGACACCGAGCGGCAAAAAGTAATCCGGTACTGTTTCGAGCGCCAGCTCGATTTCCGCAACCGCTAA
- the prsW gene encoding glutamic-type intramembrane protease PrsW, giving the protein MLALTVFVAAITPGVALLFYFYLKDKYDAEPLHMVARMFVLGFLVVLPIMVVQQGLLRAFGDNPYLFAFGISAGVEEMFKWFVLFHFIYNHTEFDEPYDGILYAVAVSLGFATLENIMYAFTLKASFGALLLRGLLPVSGHAMFGVVMGYYMGRAKFASASQRKKFLVLSLLMPLVWHGIYDMILNLSGHYWIWYIVPFMVLMWYGGMDKVGKANNRSPFRFLKKDDSLPVSPPERTPKPSAVSDKKEA; this is encoded by the coding sequence TTGCTAGCGTTGACGGTGTTTGTCGCGGCGATTACGCCGGGAGTCGCTTTGCTGTTTTATTTCTATCTAAAAGACAAGTATGACGCCGAGCCGCTGCATATGGTTGCGCGGATGTTTGTGCTCGGCTTTTTGGTCGTGCTGCCGATCATGGTCGTCCAGCAGGGACTGCTGCGGGCATTCGGCGACAATCCGTACCTGTTCGCTTTCGGCATCTCGGCCGGCGTGGAAGAGATGTTCAAATGGTTCGTGCTGTTTCACTTCATATACAACCATACCGAGTTCGACGAACCGTACGACGGCATTTTGTACGCGGTGGCCGTATCGCTCGGATTCGCTACGCTTGAGAACATCATGTACGCGTTCACGCTCAAAGCTTCGTTCGGCGCGCTGCTGCTGCGCGGCCTGCTGCCGGTATCCGGGCATGCGATGTTCGGCGTCGTCATGGGATACTATATGGGCCGCGCCAAATTTGCCAGCGCGTCTCAGCGCAAAAAGTTTCTGGTCTTGTCGCTGCTCATGCCGCTTGTGTGGCACGGCATCTACGATATGATCCTGAATCTGTCCGGCCATTACTGGATCTGGTACATCGTGCCGTTCATGGTGCTGATGTGGTACGGGGGCATGGACAAAGTCGGCAAAGCCAACAACCGTTCCCCGTTCCGCTTCCTGAAAAAGGACGACTCGCTGCCGGTCTCTCCGCCCGAACGCACGCCGAAGCCGTCCGCCGTTTCCGACAAAAAGGAAGCCTGA
- a CDS encoding genetic competence negative regulator, whose amino-acid sequence MKIERLGQDKIRIFLTSDDLNERGIQREDMWQEIPRVHELFTEMMDQAYTELGFDATGPLAVEVFALPAQGMVVVVTKGKYDPLHSDTGDEEMPDEVYEMEVTMEASDTIVYSFHDIEPLIEAAHVLRDRVTETGSLYHYKNAWFLHFSAEELDDSLHNPLIAVLAEFGSSSPVTTAVLQEYGKTVMAERAVAQICTHFDRRA is encoded by the coding sequence GTGAAAATTGAACGATTAGGCCAGGATAAAATTCGTATCTTCCTTACGTCCGACGATCTCAACGAACGCGGCATTCAGCGGGAAGATATGTGGCAGGAGATTCCGCGAGTCCACGAACTGTTCACCGAAATGATGGATCAGGCCTACACCGAGCTCGGCTTCGACGCGACCGGCCCTCTGGCCGTTGAAGTGTTTGCGCTTCCCGCGCAGGGCATGGTCGTCGTCGTGACGAAAGGCAAGTATGATCCGCTTCATTCGGACACGGGAGACGAGGAAATGCCGGATGAAGTTTACGAAATGGAAGTGACTATGGAGGCAAGCGATACGATCGTTTACTCCTTCCACGATATCGAGCCCCTGATCGAAGCGGCCCACGTGCTGCGCGATCGGGTAACCGAAACAGGATCGCTGTACCATTATAAGAACGCGTGGTTCCTGCATTTTTCGGCGGAGGAGCTCGACGATTCGCTGCATAACCCTTTGATCGCCGTGCTTGCCGAGTTCGGCAGCTCGTCGCCGGTCACGACCGCCGTGCTTCAGGAGTACGGCAAGACCGTGATGGCGGAACGGGCGGTCGCCCAGATCTGCACGCACTTCGACCGCCGGGCTTGA
- a CDS encoding polysaccharide deacetylase family protein, which produces MWKKTALFWLAAGLVLGACGNAAEEAEPNGSAQTTETQTTDAGKPAESAQTAPAQQTPDTAEGTQTPDTAAPEETAPAAGTETDAPAGGDAAAPGTAGGDAAAPGTAAGEQTDTPDADNAAAAEEVALEYHMNANYDIVPNEGSGAPKKIVLLTFDDGPKEAKMINSMFDTLDKHNAKAIFFVNGYRVKANPDLLKLIDERGGIVGNHSYDHIILRKESDAEIKKQLEDTQAIVKETIGKSPTFFRPPNGAGNDYTEKVAKDNGMLSMTWSVGSLDWVNQDDSQAVIDNVFDQLHSGSNILMHELPWTVEALDELLTKLEAKGYSFVDPRSIDTTKQP; this is translated from the coding sequence ATGTGGAAAAAAACGGCCCTGTTCTGGCTGGCTGCGGGCCTCGTGCTCGGAGCCTGCGGGAACGCCGCCGAAGAGGCTGAACCGAACGGTTCCGCCCAGACGACGGAAACACAGACGACGGATGCCGGAAAGCCTGCGGAAAGCGCGCAGACGGCTCCGGCGCAGCAAACCCCGGATACGGCCGAAGGTACGCAGACCCCGGACACCGCGGCTCCCGAAGAGACCGCTCCGGCAGCGGGCACCGAAACAGACGCACCGGCAGGCGGCGACGCCGCGGCTCCGGGCACGGCAGGCGGCGACGCCGCGGCTCCGGGCACGGCAGCCGGCGAACAAACGGACACGCCGGACGCGGATAACGCGGCAGCTGCCGAAGAAGTCGCGCTCGAGTACCATATGAACGCGAACTACGACATCGTTCCGAACGAAGGCAGCGGCGCTCCGAAGAAGATCGTGCTGCTGACGTTCGACGACGGTCCGAAAGAAGCCAAAATGATCAACAGCATGTTCGACACGCTCGACAAGCATAATGCCAAAGCGATCTTTTTCGTGAACGGCTACCGGGTCAAAGCGAATCCGGACCTGCTGAAGCTCATTGACGAACGCGGCGGCATCGTCGGCAACCACAGCTACGATCACATCATCCTGCGCAAGGAAAGCGATGCCGAAATCAAAAAGCAGCTGGAAGACACGCAGGCGATCGTCAAAGAAACGATCGGCAAGTCGCCGACGTTTTTCCGCCCGCCGAACGGCGCAGGCAACGATTACACCGAAAAAGTAGCCAAAGACAACGGCATGCTGTCCATGACTTGGTCCGTCGGATCGCTTGACTGGGTCAACCAGGACGATTCGCAGGCCGTTATCGACAACGTGTTCGACCAGCTCCACTCCGGCAGCAACATTCTGATGCACGAACTGCCGTGGACCGTCGAAGCGCTCGACGAGCTGCTCACGAAGCTTGAAGCCAAAGGCTACAGCTTCGTCGATCCGCGCAGCATCGATACGACGAAACAGCCTTGA